One Nodosilinea sp. FACHB-141 DNA segment encodes these proteins:
- a CDS encoding sulfurtransferase — protein sequence MTYPRDLVTADWLTQHLSDPKVVVADCRFALADAEQGQQQYAAGHIPGAWYLDLNRDLSSPVQRHGGRHPLPNWDTFSQRLTAIGVESNSPEPTLVVAYDDSRFAFASRLWWLLRYLGHDNVAVLDGGWSGWVEGGYPTSTEIPAPRSGNFVPAPRQDWIVDIETVRDRQEGTLLIDARSPDRYRGEVEPIDPVAGSIPGAVNYFWQDVSAENGHMKPADELSQHWAGLNDAEEVIVYCGSGVTACVNLLAQTVTGRPMAKLYPGGWSDWCSYL from the coding sequence ATGACCTATCCTCGCGATCTAGTAACTGCCGATTGGCTAACCCAACACCTAAGTGACCCAAAAGTTGTGGTCGCCGACTGCCGCTTTGCCCTAGCCGATGCCGAGCAGGGGCAGCAGCAGTATGCCGCTGGCCACATTCCTGGAGCTTGGTACCTCGACCTCAACCGAGATCTATCGAGCCCGGTGCAGCGTCACGGGGGTCGCCACCCGCTGCCCAATTGGGACACTTTCAGCCAGCGGCTTACGGCGATAGGGGTAGAGTCTAACAGTCCAGAGCCCACTCTGGTCGTGGCCTATGACGATAGCCGCTTTGCCTTTGCCTCGCGCCTCTGGTGGCTGCTGCGCTACCTGGGCCACGACAATGTAGCCGTACTCGACGGCGGTTGGTCAGGCTGGGTAGAGGGTGGCTATCCCACCAGTACTGAGATCCCTGCACCTCGCTCGGGAAACTTTGTGCCCGCACCGCGCCAAGATTGGATTGTCGATATTGAGACGGTGCGCGATCGCCAGGAGGGAACGCTGCTGATCGATGCGCGATCGCCCGATCGCTATCGGGGTGAGGTCGAACCCATTGACCCAGTAGCAGGCAGCATTCCTGGCGCGGTGAACTACTTTTGGCAAGATGTTTCTGCCGAGAACGGGCACATGAAACCCGCCGATGAGCTAAGCCAACACTGGGCCGGTTTGAACGATGCCGAGGAGGTGATCGTTTACTGCGGCTCAGGGGTGACGGCCTGCGTCAACCTGCTGGCTCAAACCGTGACGGGTCGGCCCATGGCTAAGCTCTACCCCGGCGGCTGGAGCGACTGGTGCTCCTATCTCTAG
- a CDS encoding HdeD family acid-resistance protein, whose amino-acid sequence MDTQPSTETKTATGWVMALSIGLIILGILAILMPAIAAAVFTSALGWIAVVSGILQILQAFQAQAIRALWLSLGVGVFYLVAGLYILFNLSKATAALTLAFGLLFIAEGIFTIVMAFTYRAGRTMSWFVAINGIITLILGILVINRWPFGSLWLIGFYVGVSLLFSGASLLGAAVAARREVA is encoded by the coding sequence ATGGACACTCAACCGAGTACTGAGACTAAAACAGCAACGGGCTGGGTCATGGCCCTCAGTATAGGCCTGATTATTTTGGGGATTTTGGCAATTTTGATGCCTGCGATCGCCGCTGCTGTTTTCACCTCCGCCCTAGGGTGGATAGCCGTAGTCAGCGGAATTTTGCAGATTTTACAGGCGTTTCAGGCCCAAGCGATTAGAGCGCTGTGGTTGAGCTTAGGGGTGGGCGTGTTCTACCTCGTAGCGGGACTCTATATTTTATTTAACCTGTCCAAAGCGACGGCGGCACTGACATTAGCCTTTGGTCTGCTGTTTATTGCCGAGGGCATTTTTACCATCGTCATGGCGTTTACCTACCGGGCTGGGCGCACCATGTCGTGGTTTGTGGCTATCAATGGAATTATCACGCTGATTCTGGGGATCTTGGTCATTAATCGCTGGCCGTTTGGCTCGCTTTGGCTAATTGGCTTTTATGTTGGCGTTAGCCTATTGTTTAGCGGGGCTTCGCTGCTCGGGGCAGCGGTGGCCGCCCGTAGGGAAGTTGCCTAG
- a CDS encoding triacylglycerol lipase, producing the protein MPGDYILFAQHGWADTNQSMMTLAEQLAGDRAQIVAPCLNYAMTWLRISPLVDEVDALATATLARQPDLLVRIVGHSMGGLIWLEVLNRHPDWWPRVEFLTLVGSPVGGADLGRLLDPLKLGVGIAADLGRDRRPLAARIAAAITTLSIAGDVDRGSDGTITIESTRVPNGQFVCLGGISHAALRCHPRVVEQIQQFWKGDSLSALLLPHPLVEQLRQIPGMTDAHQRDFARATLWHTFADGTNIRLWLSPFGIHHVFLASAEDECLYSGYVGWLHSGELWHSLGALRTDAKLSRSW; encoded by the coding sequence ATGCCCGGAGACTACATTCTCTTTGCTCAGCACGGCTGGGCCGACACCAACCAGTCAATGATGACCCTGGCGGAGCAGCTGGCGGGCGATCGCGCGCAAATTGTGGCTCCCTGCCTCAACTACGCCATGACCTGGCTGCGGATTTCTCCCCTGGTCGATGAGGTCGATGCCCTGGCCACGGCGACCCTGGCGCGACAGCCCGATCTACTGGTCCGAATTGTGGGCCACTCGATGGGCGGCTTGATTTGGCTAGAGGTGCTCAATCGCCATCCAGACTGGTGGCCCAGGGTGGAATTTTTGACGTTGGTAGGCTCCCCTGTGGGTGGGGCCGACCTGGGCCGCCTTCTTGATCCGCTAAAGCTGGGAGTCGGCATTGCCGCTGACCTGGGGCGCGATCGCCGCCCCCTAGCCGCCCGCATCGCTGCTGCCATCACCACCCTATCGATCGCAGGCGATGTGGATCGGGGCAGCGATGGCACCATCACCATTGAAAGTACGCGGGTGCCCAACGGGCAATTTGTCTGTCTAGGGGGCATCAGCCACGCGGCCCTGCGCTGTCACCCACGCGTGGTGGAGCAGATTCAACAGTTTTGGAAGGGCGACAGCTTGAGTGCGCTGCTATTGCCCCATCCCCTGGTGGAGCAGCTGCGTCAAATCCCTGGTATGACCGACGCCCACCAGCGCGATTTTGCCCGCGCCACCCTTTGGCACACGTTCGCCGACGGCACCAATATTCGCCTGTGGCTCAGCCCCTTTGGCATTCACCACGTATTTTTGGCCTCTGCTGAGGATGAATGCCTGTACTCGGGCTATGTGGGTTGGCTGCACAGCGGGGAGCTGTGGCACAGCCTGGGGGCGCTGCGAACAGACGCCAAACTATCCCGAAGTTGGTGA
- the cobJ gene encoding precorrin-3B C(17)-methyltransferase, producing MPSFAAIAVTPAGLKSLLPLVTGLPADLWLPHSLATEAETLAIQAQVYEGSLPETLAQLWSTHDGLIFALATGAVVRLIAPLLADKAIDPAVVVVAETGSQVISLCGGHQGGADALTHQIALLLGAEPVITGSASTHGLPGVDVLGVPFSWSKGSGDWTGVSAALAHSKPIEVLQDCGTTLWQDHLPPAHPFVFESVRNPAARLWISPIQRQFAPNNDFPKAQWHPRVLWVGIGCERGTPQAVIEAAIARICQAGHFAEGAIAGIASLDLKSDEVGLVALCQERQWPLRCFTAEELKTIPVPNPSTVVEQAVQTPSVAEAAAMLAAGGDLRVTKQVVRVEGQLGAVTVAIAQSEREYIPKSGHLALVGTGPGDLNQITPAAKGAIARADVVIGYGLYIDQIRPLCHPSQIVEPWPITQERQRADRAIDLARWGLSVAVVSSGDCGIYGMAGLVLEQLQGTGWDGETPSVEVFPGISALQSAAARVGAPLMHDFCAISLSDLLTPWPVIVKRLEAAAQADFVVALYNPKSKTRTEQIAAAHRIFMAYRSPDTPVAVVKSVYRPDEMIHRTTLADLLEAPIDMLTVVLIGNQSTQRHGSWLITPRGYNGNLEQTI from the coding sequence TTGCCGTCCTTTGCTGCGATCGCTGTCACCCCCGCCGGACTCAAATCTCTGCTGCCCCTGGTTACAGGTCTCCCCGCTGACCTATGGCTGCCTCACAGCCTAGCCACCGAAGCGGAGACTTTAGCGATCCAAGCTCAGGTTTACGAAGGTTCCCTGCCCGAGACCCTTGCCCAGCTCTGGTCCACCCACGACGGGCTCATCTTTGCCCTGGCTACCGGGGCGGTGGTGCGGCTAATTGCGCCGCTGTTGGCCGATAAAGCGATCGATCCCGCAGTGGTGGTGGTGGCTGAAACCGGGAGTCAGGTGATCAGTCTCTGCGGCGGCCACCAGGGCGGTGCGGATGCACTGACCCATCAAATTGCCCTGCTGCTGGGGGCAGAGCCAGTGATTACTGGATCCGCTTCGACCCACGGACTGCCGGGGGTGGATGTGCTGGGGGTGCCCTTTAGCTGGAGCAAGGGTAGCGGCGATTGGACGGGAGTGAGTGCCGCTCTGGCCCACAGCAAACCCATTGAGGTGCTTCAGGACTGCGGCACCACCCTCTGGCAAGACCACCTGCCACCCGCCCATCCCTTTGTTTTTGAGTCGGTCCGCAATCCTGCAGCCCGGCTGTGGATCAGCCCGATTCAGCGGCAGTTTGCCCCCAACAACGATTTTCCTAAAGCTCAGTGGCACCCGAGAGTGCTGTGGGTGGGCATCGGCTGTGAGCGCGGTACGCCACAGGCGGTGATTGAGGCAGCGATCGCGCGGATCTGCCAGGCCGGGCACTTTGCTGAAGGGGCGATCGCAGGTATCGCCAGCCTCGACCTCAAATCCGACGAAGTTGGGTTAGTTGCCCTCTGCCAAGAACGTCAGTGGCCCCTGCGCTGCTTTACCGCCGAAGAATTGAAAACCATCCCCGTGCCCAACCCTTCCACAGTGGTGGAACAGGCAGTGCAGACCCCCAGCGTGGCAGAGGCAGCAGCGATGTTGGCGGCGGGGGGCGATCTGCGGGTGACCAAGCAGGTAGTGCGGGTGGAGGGGCAGCTCGGGGCGGTGACGGTGGCGATCGCTCAATCCGAACGAGAATACATTCCTAAGTCGGGGCATCTAGCGCTGGTGGGCACCGGCCCCGGCGATTTGAATCAGATTACACCAGCGGCTAAGGGGGCAATCGCCCGCGCCGACGTCGTCATCGGCTACGGGCTCTACATTGACCAAATTCGCCCCCTCTGCCACCCAAGTCAAATTGTTGAACCCTGGCCCATTACCCAAGAGCGCCAGCGGGCCGATCGCGCCATTGACTTGGCTCGCTGGGGCTTGAGTGTAGCGGTGGTGTCCTCCGGTGACTGCGGCATCTACGGCATGGCCGGGCTAGTGCTAGAGCAGCTTCAAGGCACCGGCTGGGATGGCGAAACTCCCTCAGTGGAGGTGTTCCCCGGCATCTCAGCACTTCAGTCTGCTGCGGCTCGGGTAGGAGCACCGCTGATGCACGACTTCTGCGCCATTAGCCTCAGCGACCTACTCACCCCCTGGCCGGTGATTGTGAAGCGGTTAGAAGCAGCGGCCCAAGCAGACTTTGTGGTGGCGCTCTACAACCCCAAATCAAAAACCCGCACCGAGCAGATTGCGGCTGCCCACCGCATCTTTATGGCTTACCGATCGCCCGACACGCCGGTAGCAGTGGTGAAGTCGGTCTACCGCCCAGACGAGATGATTCACCGCACCACGCTGGCTGACTTGCTAGAGGCCCCCATCGACATGCTGACGGTGGTGCTGATCGGCAACCAGAGCACCCAGCGCCACGGCTCCTGGCTGATTACCCCGCGCGGCTACAACGGCAATCTAGAGCAGACCATTTAG
- a CDS encoding diflavin flavoprotein, whose protein sequence is MVVAAPAQKRLTVQVEGVADDTTTIRSLDWDRDRFDIEFGLQNGTTYNSFIIRGEKVALVDTSHAKFRELYLKTLTGEIDPKTIDYLIISHTEPDHSGLVRDVLELAPQAVVVGAKVAIAFLEDLVHRPFERLIVKNGDTLDLGNGHTLEFISAPNLHWPDTIFTYDHKTGVLFTCDAFGLHFCSDAPYDENLELISPDFRFYYECLMAPNARSVLGAMKRMEALPPVQMVATGHGPLLRYNVAELTGRYQRWSQEKTKAEDLVAVFYVSDYGYSDRLSQSIARGITKTGVAVEMMDMRSADPQEVTELVARAKGLVVGMPPASGVGARETQTTLGTILAAVHGKQTIGLYESYGGDDEPIDPLANKFQDLELIQSFAPIRIKDNPTEGTYQSCEEAGTDLGQGLAQAGKLKKLKSLDVDLEKALGRISSGLYIITAKKGQVSSAMLASWVAQVSFQPLGFSVAVAKDRAIESLMQVGDTFVLNILEEGNHLGLMKHFLKRFAPGADRFAGVRTRPANNGSPLLADALAYIECEVTSRMEVSDHWIVYCTVQDGKVSDPDGQTAIHHRKVGNYY, encoded by the coding sequence ATGGTTGTAGCGGCACCAGCGCAAAAGCGCCTCACGGTTCAAGTCGAAGGGGTAGCTGACGACACCACCACCATTCGCTCGCTAGACTGGGATCGCGATCGCTTCGACATTGAGTTTGGCCTGCAAAACGGCACCACCTACAACTCCTTCATCATTCGCGGCGAGAAAGTCGCCCTGGTCGATACCTCCCACGCTAAGTTTCGGGAGCTGTATCTCAAGACCCTGACCGGCGAAATCGACCCCAAAACCATTGATTACCTGATCATTAGCCACACCGAGCCCGACCACAGCGGCCTGGTGCGCGACGTGCTAGAGCTGGCTCCCCAGGCGGTGGTGGTGGGGGCTAAGGTGGCGATCGCCTTCCTCGAAGACCTGGTGCACCGCCCCTTTGAGCGCCTGATCGTCAAAAACGGCGACACCTTGGATCTGGGCAACGGCCACACCCTGGAATTTATCAGCGCCCCCAACCTGCACTGGCCCGACACGATCTTTACCTACGACCACAAAACCGGCGTGCTGTTTACCTGCGACGCCTTTGGCCTGCACTTTTGCAGCGATGCTCCCTACGATGAAAACCTAGAGCTGATTTCCCCCGATTTTCGCTTTTATTACGAGTGCTTGATGGCCCCCAACGCCAGGTCAGTGCTCGGTGCGATGAAGCGCATGGAAGCCCTACCCCCGGTGCAGATGGTGGCCACGGGGCATGGACCTCTGTTGCGCTACAACGTAGCGGAGCTGACCGGCCGCTACCAGCGCTGGAGCCAGGAGAAGACCAAGGCCGAAGACCTGGTGGCGGTGTTTTACGTATCAGATTACGGGTATAGCGATCGCCTCTCCCAATCCATTGCGCGCGGCATCACCAAAACTGGCGTCGCCGTTGAAATGATGGACATGCGCTCTGCCGACCCTCAAGAGGTAACGGAGCTGGTAGCTCGGGCTAAGGGATTAGTCGTCGGCATGCCCCCCGCCTCTGGGGTCGGGGCCAGAGAAACCCAGACTACCCTGGGCACCATTCTGGCGGCGGTGCACGGCAAGCAAACTATTGGTCTCTACGAGTCCTACGGTGGCGACGATGAGCCGATCGATCCCCTCGCCAACAAGTTCCAAGATCTGGAGCTGATCCAGTCTTTTGCGCCCATTCGCATTAAAGATAACCCCACCGAGGGCACCTATCAGTCGTGCGAAGAGGCCGGTACTGACCTGGGTCAGGGCCTCGCCCAGGCAGGCAAGCTGAAAAAGCTGAAATCCCTTGATGTCGACTTAGAGAAAGCGCTGGGCCGCATCAGCAGCGGGCTTTACATCATCACCGCTAAAAAGGGTCAGGTTTCCAGCGCGATGCTAGCCTCCTGGGTGGCCCAGGTTAGCTTTCAGCCCCTGGGCTTTTCGGTGGCGGTGGCAAAAGACCGCGCCATTGAGTCGCTGATGCAGGTGGGCGACACCTTTGTGCTCAACATTCTCGAAGAGGGCAACCACCTAGGCCTGATGAAGCACTTTCTCAAGCGGTTTGCCCCCGGTGCCGATCGCTTTGCCGGAGTGCGCACTCGCCCCGCCAACAATGGCTCGCCTCTGCTGGCCGATGCCCTGGCTTACATAGAGTGCGAAGTCACCAGCCGCATGGAGGTGAGCGACCACTGGATCGTCTACTGCACGGTGCAGGACGGCAAGGTGTCCGACCCTGATGGCCAGACCGCTATCCACCACCGCAAGGTTGGCAACTACTACTAA
- a CDS encoding tRNA (5-methylaminomethyl-2-thiouridine)(34)-methyltransferase MnmD, whose translation MSLPTGALVLEPTADGSMTLFSEDFGEWFHSRDGAYAEAKTTYVDATDLASLALNPTLTVLDVCYGLGYNTAAALSTVAQVNPACQVRLVALELDARVPRQAIEAGLINGWPTSVQTCLRELAATGQATRPGLDATLLWGDARQRIQAIASSGFKADAIFFDPFSPPRCPELWTVEFIEQVAACLHPQGRLVTYSSAAAVRVAFQLAGLSIGPVNALGRRWPGTLVQVNPEGLMPLSLQEQEHLLTRAAVPYRDPTLSASADAIRQRRQQEQAASNLVPTSRWRKRWLPPYEKKLSPR comes from the coding sequence ATGTCACTTCCCACTGGAGCTCTAGTGCTTGAACCCACCGCCGATGGGTCGATGACGCTGTTTTCAGAAGATTTTGGCGAGTGGTTCCACAGCCGCGACGGGGCCTACGCCGAGGCCAAAACCACCTATGTAGACGCCACCGACTTGGCCAGTTTGGCCTTAAACCCAACCCTAACCGTGCTCGATGTCTGCTATGGGCTCGGCTATAACACCGCCGCCGCTCTATCTACTGTTGCTCAGGTCAACCCTGCCTGCCAAGTGCGGTTGGTGGCTCTAGAACTCGATGCTCGCGTGCCACGTCAGGCTATAGAGGCCGGTTTAATTAACGGGTGGCCTACAAGCGTGCAAACCTGCCTGCGGGAACTGGCCGCTACTGGCCAAGCGACTCGCCCTGGGCTCGATGCCACCCTACTATGGGGCGATGCCCGCCAGCGCATTCAAGCGATCGCCTCGTCGGGGTTTAAAGCCGACGCGATTTTCTTTGACCCGTTTTCGCCGCCCCGCTGTCCCGAATTGTGGACGGTAGAGTTTATTGAGCAGGTAGCGGCCTGTTTGCACCCCCAGGGTCGTCTGGTCACCTATTCCAGCGCTGCTGCGGTGCGGGTGGCTTTTCAGCTGGCCGGGCTCTCCATTGGGCCGGTGAATGCTCTTGGCCGCCGCTGGCCGGGTACTCTGGTTCAGGTAAACCCCGAGGGCTTGATGCCGCTGTCGCTGCAAGAGCAGGAGCATTTGCTGACTCGTGCTGCAGTCCCCTACCGCGACCCTACCCTGAGCGCCAGCGCCGATGCGATTCGGCAGCGCCGCCAGCAGGAGCAGGCTGCATCAAACCTAGTACCAACGTCGCGCTGGCGCAAGCGGTGGCTGCCCCCATATGAAAAAAAGCTGTCTCCTCGATAG
- a CDS encoding HD domain-containing phosphohydrolase — MTAVALLTIDGYQVEQASCGQSALNRVLQHQPDLILLDVMMPGLDGFEVCRQLKENENTRLIPVVFVTALGDREARLQGIESGGDDFLTKPFDQLELSARVKSLIHQKRLNEDLDHAEKVLFSIARTIESRDPNTGDHCDRLVSLGRAFGEYLGLCPSHIRDLAWAGYLHDIGKVGIPDAVLLKTGPLTVAERTIMEQHVAIGETICCPLRTMQGVLPIIRHHHERWNGSGYPDGLVGAAIPRLAQIFQLIDIFDALTHDRPYKPAFSMEESLQIIRQEVERGWRDPVLVDQFETFICAYHSGAVLGINNTARQGEQLQPAKQSHA, encoded by the coding sequence ATGACTGCTGTAGCGCTGCTGACCATCGATGGCTACCAGGTAGAGCAGGCTAGCTGCGGGCAGAGTGCCCTAAACCGAGTCTTGCAGCACCAGCCTGACTTGATCTTGCTGGATGTGATGATGCCCGGCCTCGACGGGTTTGAGGTGTGTCGTCAGCTCAAAGAGAACGAAAACACGCGGCTAATTCCGGTGGTGTTTGTCACGGCCTTGGGCGATCGCGAAGCCCGGTTGCAAGGCATTGAATCGGGGGGCGACGATTTTTTAACCAAGCCCTTCGACCAGCTCGAACTTTCGGCCCGAGTCAAGTCGCTAATTCATCAAAAGCGTCTCAACGAAGATCTCGACCATGCCGAAAAGGTGTTGTTTTCCATTGCTCGCACTATAGAGAGCCGCGACCCGAATACGGGGGATCACTGCGATCGCCTGGTTAGCCTCGGGCGTGCCTTTGGCGAATATCTGGGGCTTTGCCCAAGCCACATTCGCGATCTCGCCTGGGCGGGCTACCTGCACGACATTGGCAAGGTGGGCATTCCCGATGCCGTGCTGCTCAAAACCGGTCCCCTCACCGTGGCCGAGCGCACCATCATGGAGCAGCATGTCGCCATCGGTGAGACCATCTGCTGTCCCTTACGCACCATGCAGGGGGTACTGCCGATCATTCGTCACCACCACGAGCGCTGGAATGGCAGCGGCTATCCCGATGGCCTCGTCGGGGCGGCTATTCCGCGACTAGCTCAGATTTTTCAGCTGATCGACATTTTTGATGCGCTCACCCACGATCGCCCCTACAAACCCGCCTTCTCCATGGAAGAATCGCTCCAGATCATACGCCAGGAAGTAGAGCGAGGCTGGCGCGACCCAGTACTAGTTGACCAGTTTGAAACCTTTATTTGCGCCTATCACTCCGGTGCAGTTTTGGGCATAAACAATACCGCTCGACAGGGTGAGCAGCTCCAGCCCGCCAAGCAGAGTCACGCTTAA
- the topA gene encoding type I DNA topoisomerase: MSTLVIVESPTKAKTIRNYLPSGYRVEASMGHVRDLPRSASEIPANVKGEKWAQLGVNPEDDFAPLYIVPSDKKKVVKTLKDALKQADELLLATDEDREGESISWHLLQVLNPKVPTRRMVFHEITQEAIQASLNNCRDIDSQLVHAQETRRILDRLVGYTLSPLLWKKIAGGLSAGRVQSVAVKVVVKREQERRAFRRGSYWDLKASLLKDKNAFEAKLYSLGGTRLANGSDFDEATGRVAEGRDVVLLDETQARELQTRLQSGLWTVSNLEERPNNRKPAPPFTTSTLQQEANRKLRLSARDTMRVAQNLYEQGYITYMRTDSVHLSEQAIAAARACVTTKYGTDYLSPKPRQYATKSKGAQEAHEAIRPAGSTFRTPKETGLTGREASLYDLIWKRTVASQMAEARQTNITASIEVENALFRATGKRIDFPGFFRAYVEGSDDPDAAIEDQEVLLPALATGDALSCTDLEAIGHETQPPARYTEATLVKVLESEGIGRPSTYATVISTIIDRGYVNLVNNSLIPTFTAFAVTELLEQNFPDLVDVHFTARMEQTLDDISTGEVEWLPYLKAFYSGDQGLETLVQERETQIDPTAARTVLLDDLDAKIRIGRYGPYVEIGTGEESVKASIPADVPPADLDSEQIERIIKQKVEGPDKVGLHPDTGEPIFLRIGPYGPYVQLGEPTDDNPNPKRASLPKGTQMEAVTLEMAVGLLQLPRNLGAHPETGKSIKAGQGRFGPYIVHDQGKEGRDYRSLKGDDDVLTVTLERALELLAQPKAGRGRKKVDPLKELGAHPDDNEQVAVFNGPYGLYVKHGKVNASVPEGVEVEAVTLEEAIGWINAKASPKKGKGGKGKATTSRTTKTAAASKASGAKKTTRTTTAKSSTDTKSTGTKKSAASKTTKTTTKRSPTKSASKKADSAPEVDA; this comes from the coding sequence ATGTCAACCCTTGTCATTGTCGAGTCACCCACTAAGGCTAAAACGATTCGCAACTACCTGCCGTCGGGGTACCGGGTTGAGGCATCTATGGGGCACGTGCGCGACTTGCCGCGATCGGCCAGCGAGATTCCTGCCAACGTCAAGGGCGAGAAGTGGGCTCAGCTCGGGGTGAACCCTGAGGATGATTTTGCGCCGCTGTACATCGTGCCCAGCGACAAGAAAAAGGTGGTCAAAACCCTCAAGGATGCCCTCAAGCAGGCCGACGAACTGCTGCTGGCCACTGACGAAGACCGCGAGGGCGAAAGCATCAGCTGGCACCTGCTCCAGGTGCTCAACCCCAAAGTGCCGACCCGGCGCATGGTGTTCCACGAAATCACCCAGGAGGCGATTCAGGCCTCCCTCAACAACTGCCGCGACATCGATAGCCAGCTGGTCCATGCCCAGGAGACCCGCCGCATCCTTGACCGCCTGGTGGGCTACACCCTCTCGCCTCTGCTGTGGAAGAAGATTGCCGGTGGCCTGTCCGCCGGTCGGGTGCAGTCGGTGGCGGTCAAGGTGGTGGTCAAGCGCGAGCAAGAACGCCGCGCCTTCCGCCGAGGCTCCTACTGGGATCTCAAGGCCAGCCTGCTCAAGGATAAGAACGCCTTTGAGGCAAAGCTCTACTCCCTGGGCGGCACCCGTCTGGCCAACGGCAGCGACTTTGACGAAGCCACCGGTCGCGTAGCCGAGGGCCGCGATGTAGTACTGCTGGATGAAACCCAGGCCCGCGAGCTGCAAACCCGCCTCCAGTCCGGTCTATGGACCGTCAGCAACCTGGAAGAGCGGCCCAACAACCGCAAGCCCGCCCCGCCCTTTACCACCTCGACCCTCCAGCAGGAGGCCAACCGCAAGCTCAGGCTCTCGGCCCGCGACACGATGCGGGTGGCCCAAAACCTTTACGAACAGGGGTACATCACCTACATGCGTACCGACTCGGTGCACCTGTCGGAGCAGGCGATCGCCGCCGCCCGCGCCTGCGTCACCACCAAATACGGCACCGACTACCTCAGCCCCAAACCCCGCCAGTACGCCACCAAATCGAAGGGTGCCCAGGAGGCCCACGAGGCCATTCGCCCCGCTGGCAGCACCTTTAGAACCCCCAAGGAAACGGGGCTTACTGGCCGCGAGGCCTCCCTCTATGACCTGATCTGGAAGCGCACTGTAGCCAGCCAGATGGCCGAGGCCCGCCAAACCAACATCACCGCCTCCATTGAGGTGGAAAACGCCCTCTTTCGTGCCACGGGCAAGCGCATCGACTTTCCCGGCTTCTTTCGGGCCTATGTGGAAGGCTCTGACGACCCCGATGCGGCGATCGAAGACCAAGAGGTGCTGCTGCCTGCCCTAGCCACGGGCGATGCCCTCAGCTGTACGGATTTGGAGGCGATCGGTCATGAAACCCAGCCCCCCGCCCGCTACACTGAGGCCACCCTGGTCAAAGTGCTCGAGAGCGAAGGCATTGGCCGGCCTAGCACCTACGCTACGGTGATCAGCACGATCATCGATCGCGGCTACGTCAACCTGGTCAACAACAGCCTGATCCCAACCTTCACGGCCTTCGCGGTGACCGAGCTGCTGGAGCAAAACTTCCCCGACCTGGTGGATGTGCACTTTACCGCCCGCATGGAGCAGACCCTCGACGACATTTCCACTGGCGAAGTCGAATGGCTGCCTTACCTGAAGGCGTTTTACTCCGGTGACCAGGGCTTGGAGACCCTGGTGCAAGAGCGCGAAACTCAGATCGACCCCACCGCCGCCCGCACGGTGCTGCTCGACGATCTCGATGCCAAAATCCGCATTGGTCGCTATGGCCCCTATGTCGAAATTGGTACTGGCGAAGAGTCGGTAAAAGCCTCTATTCCTGCCGATGTGCCCCCCGCTGACCTCGATAGCGAGCAGATTGAGCGCATCATCAAGCAGAAGGTCGAAGGCCCTGACAAAGTGGGCCTGCACCCCGATACTGGGGAACCGATCTTTCTGCGCATTGGCCCCTACGGCCCCTATGTGCAGCTGGGCGAGCCCACGGACGACAACCCCAACCCCAAGCGAGCTTCCCTGCCCAAGGGCACTCAGATGGAGGCTGTCACCCTGGAAATGGCGGTGGGGCTGCTGCAGCTTCCCCGTAATCTAGGTGCCCACCCAGAAACGGGCAAGTCCATTAAGGCCGGTCAGGGACGTTTTGGTCCCTACATTGTCCACGACCAGGGCAAAGAGGGCCGCGACTACCGTTCCCTTAAAGGCGACGACGACGTGCTCACCGTCACCCTTGAGCGCGCTCTAGAACTGCTGGCCCAGCCCAAGGCCGGGCGCGGGCGCAAGAAGGTCGATCCGCTCAAGGAGCTGGGTGCCCACCCCGACGACAATGAGCAGGTGGCGGTGTTTAACGGCCCCTATGGCCTCTACGTTAAGCACGGCAAGGTTAATGCCTCGGTGCCCGAGGGGGTCGAGGTCGAGGCCGTCACCCTAGAGGAGGCGATCGGCTGGATCAACGCCAAGGCATCGCCTAAAAAAGGCAAGGGTGGCAAGGGCAAGGCGACCACCTCGCGCACCACCAAGACGGCAGCAGCTAGCAAAGCCAGTGGGGCTAAGAAAACGACTAGAACGACTACCGCCAAGTCGTCTACGGACACCAAGTCTACTGGCACGAAAAAATCTGCGGCCTCAAAAACCACTAAGACCACAACCAAGCGATCGCCTACTAAATCTGCGTCTAAAAAAGCCGACTCAGCTCCTGAAGTCGACGCTTAA